A window of Agrobacterium tumefaciens contains these coding sequences:
- a CDS encoding helix-turn-helix transcriptional regulator, producing MFMGTSDYTAKQKTAGIPINGTVLVIADPDLFSECLMEALGKKFPSFAVVSIPSSGEVEEDYGNDVRLVLPYRMAGERLQAVLSDVREKHPDAPIALVVETIDKFEESLKTLVGMRVIDGVLPLNLRLDVFMAAVDLLMKGGEHFPAALLGRLTPHTSSVSTKSVQDDRVIANRADALAASKSEMAALTTREVQILDLLCKGTQNKIIADRLRLSENTVKVHVRNIYKKMNVRNRTEAASRFFSKDEDATVSGGWKN from the coding sequence ATGTTCATGGGAACGTCAGATTATACGGCTAAACAAAAAACCGCCGGGATTCCTATAAATGGTACAGTATTGGTGATAGCGGACCCGGACCTTTTTTCCGAGTGTCTCATGGAGGCGCTGGGCAAAAAGTTCCCATCGTTCGCTGTGGTGAGTATTCCCTCGTCAGGCGAGGTCGAGGAGGATTACGGCAACGATGTGCGGTTGGTTCTGCCTTACCGTATGGCAGGAGAGCGCCTGCAGGCTGTTCTTTCTGATGTTCGTGAAAAGCACCCGGATGCCCCGATCGCGCTTGTTGTGGAAACAATCGACAAGTTCGAGGAGTCGCTGAAGACGCTGGTGGGAATGCGTGTCATTGATGGCGTGCTACCGCTCAACCTGAGGCTCGATGTGTTCATGGCGGCGGTGGATCTGCTCATGAAGGGCGGGGAGCATTTTCCGGCAGCTCTTCTCGGCAGGCTTACGCCCCATACCTCTTCCGTCAGCACCAAGAGCGTGCAGGACGACCGTGTGATCGCCAACCGCGCCGATGCCTTGGCCGCGTCCAAGAGCGAGATGGCGGCGCTAACGACGCGCGAAGTGCAAATTCTTGACCTGCTTTGCAAGGGTACGCAAAACAAGATCATCGCCGATCGGCTTCGTCTGTCCGAGAACACCGTCAAGGTTCACGTTCGCAATATTTATAAGAAAATGAACGTGCGCAACCGCACGGAGGCCGCGTCGCGCTTCTTCAGTAAAGATGAAGACGCGACGGTCTCCGGCGGCTGGAAGAACTGA
- the galE gene encoding UDP-glucose 4-epimerase GalE produces MPRTILVTGGAGFIGSHICKALARSGFRPIAYDNLSTGHADSVRWGPFVEGDILDNRPLRATLREFAPSFVIHCAANAYVGESVEDPRKYYRNNVAGSLALLDACLDENIGGLVFSSSCATYGVPPQLPIREETAQMPVNPYGRTKLIFEMALEDYAAAYGLRFVALRYFNAAGADPDGELYERHEPETHLIPRALMAAAAKLPQLDVFGADYDTTDGTCVRDYIHVSDLADAHVAAVKYLIDGGETLRVNLGSGRGTSVGDIIRAIHRVTGQEVPVHFRARRAGDPPALFADIKRAEETLGFTPTRSDIDTIIRTAGPGFGLEVRS; encoded by the coding sequence ATGCCACGCACAATCCTCGTCACGGGCGGGGCCGGCTTCATAGGCAGCCACATCTGCAAGGCGCTTGCTCGATCCGGCTTCAGGCCCATCGCATACGACAATCTTTCGACCGGCCATGCGGATTCGGTTCGATGGGGTCCCTTTGTCGAGGGCGACATTCTCGACAACCGCCCCCTGAGAGCAACGCTCCGGGAATTCGCGCCATCCTTCGTCATCCATTGTGCGGCCAATGCCTATGTCGGTGAATCCGTGGAGGATCCGCGCAAATATTACCGCAACAATGTTGCCGGGAGCCTGGCGCTGCTGGATGCCTGCCTCGACGAAAATATCGGCGGTCTGGTGTTTTCTTCCAGCTGCGCAACCTATGGCGTGCCGCCGCAATTGCCGATCCGCGAGGAAACTGCGCAGATGCCGGTCAACCCTTACGGGCGAACCAAGCTGATTTTCGAGATGGCGCTGGAAGACTATGCCGCTGCCTATGGCCTGCGGTTCGTGGCATTGCGCTACTTCAATGCGGCGGGAGCCGATCCGGATGGCGAGCTTTATGAACGGCACGAGCCTGAAACCCATCTGATCCCGCGTGCGCTGATGGCTGCCGCTGCCAAGCTGCCGCAACTGGACGTTTTCGGTGCGGATTATGACACCACCGATGGCACGTGCGTTCGTGATTACATCCACGTCAGCGATCTTGCCGATGCGCACGTCGCCGCTGTCAAATATCTCATAGATGGCGGGGAGACGCTGCGGGTCAATCTGGGGTCCGGCCGCGGTACCTCGGTGGGGGATATCATTCGCGCCATCCACCGTGTCACGGGGCAGGAGGTGCCAGTCCATTTCCGCGCCCGGCGTGCCGGCGACCCGCCCGCGCTGTTTGCGGATATCAAACGTGCGGAAGAAACCCTCGGTTTCACTCCCACGCGCTCCGATATAGACACCATCATCCGCACAGCTGGCCCCGGTTTCGGGCTGGAGGTGCGGTCATGA
- the bcsA gene encoding UDP-forming cellulose synthase catalytic subunit, whose amino-acid sequence MSKAITIIVWLLVSLCVLAIITMPISLQTHLVATAISLILLATIKSFNGQGAWRLIALGFGTAIVLRYVYWRTTSTLPPVNQLENFIPGFLLYLAEMYSVVMLGLSLVIVSMPLPSRKTRPGAPDYRPTVDVFVPTYNEDSELLANTLAAAKNMDYPADRFTVWLLDDGGSVQKRNASNIVEAQAAQRRHEELKKLCEDLDVRYLTRERNVHAKAGNLNNGLAHSTGELVTVFDADHAPARDFLLETVGYFQEDPRLFLVQTPHFFVNPDPIERNLRTFETMPSENEMFYGIIQRGLDKWNGAFFCGSAAVLRREALLETDGFSGVSITEDCETALALHSRGWNSIYVDKPLIAGLQPATFASFIGQRSRWAQGMMQILIFRQPLFKRGLSVTQRLCYMSSTLFWLFPFPRTIFLFAPLFYLFFDLQIFVASGGEFLAYTAAYMLVNLMMQNYLYGSFRWPWISELYEYVQTVHLLPAVVSVIFNPGKPTFKVTAKDESIAEARLSEISRPFFVIFGLLLVAMAFAAWRIYSEPYKADVTLVVGGWNLLNLIFAGCALGVVSERGDKSASRRITVKRRCEVKLEGSDTWVPASIDNVSVHGLLINLYEGAAGIEKGSTAIVKVKPHSEGVPESMPVKVVRTAKGDGFLSIGCTFSPQRAVDHRLIADLIFANSEQWSEFQRVRRKNPGLIRGTAIFLAIALFQTQRGLYYLGKALRPGAKEVKPAGAVK is encoded by the coding sequence ATGAGCAAGGCCATAACAATCATCGTCTGGTTACTTGTATCGCTTTGCGTGCTGGCCATCATCACGATGCCGATCAGCCTGCAGACGCATCTGGTGGCGACCGCGATTTCGCTCATCCTTCTGGCGACGATCAAGAGCTTCAACGGGCAGGGCGCTTGGCGCCTCATCGCGCTCGGATTCGGTACGGCGATTGTTCTACGTTACGTTTACTGGCGCACCACGAGTACGCTGCCGCCGGTCAACCAGCTCGAAAACTTCATTCCGGGATTTCTGCTTTATCTCGCGGAAATGTACAGCGTCGTCATGCTGGGCCTCAGCCTTGTCATCGTGTCCATGCCGTTGCCGTCGCGCAAGACGAGACCCGGCGCGCCTGACTACCGGCCGACGGTCGATGTTTTCGTCCCGACCTATAACGAGGATTCCGAGCTTCTGGCCAATACGCTGGCGGCTGCGAAGAACATGGATTATCCGGCAGATCGTTTCACCGTATGGCTGCTGGATGATGGCGGCTCGGTACAGAAGCGCAATGCCAGCAACATCGTCGAGGCACAGGCGGCGCAGCGCCGCCATGAAGAACTGAAGAAGCTCTGCGAAGACCTCGATGTGCGATACCTCACGCGCGAGCGCAACGTGCATGCCAAGGCCGGAAACCTCAATAACGGTCTTGCTCATTCGACCGGGGAACTCGTGACGGTATTTGACGCCGACCACGCACCCGCGCGCGACTTTCTGCTCGAGACAGTGGGTTACTTCCAGGAAGATCCACGTCTCTTTCTCGTCCAGACGCCGCATTTCTTCGTCAATCCCGATCCTATCGAGCGCAATCTGCGCACCTTTGAGACGATGCCGAGCGAAAACGAGATGTTTTACGGCATCATCCAGCGCGGTCTCGATAAATGGAACGGCGCCTTCTTTTGTGGTTCAGCCGCCGTGCTGCGGCGCGAGGCGCTTCTGGAGACGGACGGCTTCAGCGGCGTCAGCATCACGGAGGATTGCGAAACGGCGCTGGCGCTGCATTCCCGCGGCTGGAACAGCATTTATGTCGACAAGCCGCTGATCGCCGGTTTGCAGCCAGCGACCTTTGCGAGCTTCATCGGCCAGCGCAGCCGCTGGGCGCAGGGCATGATGCAGATCCTGATCTTCCGTCAGCCGCTGTTCAAGCGGGGCCTCTCGGTGACGCAACGTCTCTGCTACATGTCGTCGACGCTGTTCTGGTTGTTTCCGTTCCCGCGCACGATCTTTCTGTTCGCGCCGCTCTTCTACCTGTTCTTCGATCTGCAGATTTTCGTCGCGTCGGGCGGCGAGTTTCTGGCATACACGGCGGCCTACATGCTCGTGAACCTGATGATGCAGAACTATCTCTATGGCAGCTTCCGCTGGCCGTGGATTTCGGAACTTTATGAGTATGTGCAGACGGTTCACCTGCTGCCGGCCGTCGTTTCCGTGATCTTCAATCCCGGCAAACCGACCTTCAAGGTAACGGCCAAGGATGAATCGATCGCAGAGGCGCGCCTTTCGGAAATCAGCCGACCGTTCTTCGTCATTTTCGGTCTGTTGCTGGTGGCGATGGCCTTTGCCGCGTGGCGAATTTACAGCGAACCCTACAAGGCGGATGTGACGCTCGTGGTCGGTGGGTGGAACCTGCTCAACCTCATCTTTGCGGGCTGCGCGCTCGGTGTCGTCTCCGAACGCGGCGACAAATCGGCTTCGCGACGCATCACCGTCAAGCGGCGTTGCGAAGTCAAGCTAGAGGGCAGCGATACGTGGGTACCGGCGTCGATCGACAATGTTTCGGTGCATGGTCTGCTCATCAACCTGTACGAAGGTGCCGCCGGCATCGAAAAAGGCTCGACCGCCATCGTCAAGGTGAAGCCACATAGCGAGGGCGTGCCGGAATCCATGCCTGTCAAAGTGGTGCGCACGGCGAAAGGCGATGGCTTCCTTTCGATCGGTTGCACCTTCTCGCCGCAGCGCGCCGTCGATCATCGCCTGATCGCGGATCTCATTTTTGCCAATTCGGAGCAGTGGAGCGAATTCCAGCGCGTTCGCCGCAAAAACCCCGGCCTCATCCGCGGCACGGCAATTTTTCTCGCGATAGCGCTCTTCCAGACGCAACGTGGCCTTTATTACCTCGGCAAGGCGCTTCGGCCGGGGGCGAAAGAGGTCAAGCCTGCGGGAGCCGTGAAATGA
- the bcsN gene encoding cellulose biosynthesis protein BcsN, with protein MASPSEALIFPPPGGPEIVTVVNRTYSNAIAQQVILRSEAATPGQNYLKAEFFGPQQAGDTGGDTLSFSGFRAASVAREIRAEFPGQNIAMTANYFQNAYGAFSYAAGQGRGDDTCLYGWQDIRSPESMRQDFRNLGRIKVRLRLCQSGASMERLLAVMYNYTITGTYASPSWNPYGTPRAVDPNLGRPGKPVYPIKSEDVPMRPGGEVTASVPVRPIRRVAVAAPSQPEPQPLPPVAAVAIPSPTSVGAPVQPARRSETGAAQVNSARPANASQVQQVVIPSPACLSGSGATSGCR; from the coding sequence ATGGCGTCGCCTTCCGAGGCGCTGATTTTTCCGCCACCCGGTGGCCCGGAAATCGTCACTGTGGTCAATCGTACCTATTCCAACGCCATTGCGCAGCAGGTCATCTTGCGCTCGGAGGCTGCGACGCCCGGTCAGAATTATCTGAAGGCGGAGTTTTTTGGTCCGCAGCAGGCGGGTGACACGGGCGGCGATACTCTTTCCTTTAGCGGATTTCGCGCCGCTTCCGTCGCGCGCGAAATCCGCGCGGAGTTTCCGGGCCAGAACATCGCCATGACGGCAAATTATTTCCAGAACGCTTACGGTGCCTTCTCCTATGCCGCCGGCCAGGGAAGGGGTGATGATACCTGCCTTTATGGCTGGCAGGATATTCGGTCCCCGGAAAGCATGCGGCAGGACTTCCGCAATCTCGGTCGCATCAAGGTACGGCTGCGGCTGTGCCAGTCCGGCGCGAGCATGGAGCGTCTGCTCGCCGTCATGTATAATTACACCATCACCGGCACCTATGCGTCGCCCAGCTGGAACCCCTACGGCACGCCGCGTGCCGTTGACCCGAATCTTGGCCGTCCCGGGAAACCGGTCTATCCGATCAAGTCAGAGGATGTGCCGATGCGGCCGGGCGGCGAAGTGACCGCCAGTGTGCCGGTCCGGCCAATCCGCCGCGTTGCGGTTGCAGCGCCCTCGCAACCGGAACCACAACCCCTGCCGCCCGTTGCAGCAGTCGCCATTCCGTCGCCGACCTCGGTGGGCGCGCCGGTCCAGCCCGCGAGACGTTCAGAGACGGGCGCAGCGCAGGTCAACAGTGCCCGTCCAGCCAATGCTTCGCAGGTTCAGCAGGTGGTCATTCCGTCGCCAGCGTGCCTGTCCGGTTCGGGAGCGACCTCAGGATGCAGGTGA
- a CDS encoding UDP-glucuronic acid decarboxylase family protein, producing MRNFVPNDHDNGVTIYSEWKPGQRVLVNGGAGFLGSHLCERLLSSGHEVICLDDLSTGRTANVAHLRENKRFSLVEHDVRKPYDIDVSLIFNFASPASPPDYQRDPVGTLLTNVLGAVNVLEVARKCGATVVQSSTSEVYGDPHVNPQPETYFGNVNTIGPRACYDEGKRSAETLFFDYHRTFGVDIKVGRIFNTYGPRMRPDDGRVVSNFIVQALKGDDITIYGDGSQTRSFCYVDDLIDGFLRFSAKSKDCTGPINLGNPTEIPVRQLADIVIRMTGSRSRIVHLAAAVDDPQQRRPDISRANELLRWQPRVPLEIGLERTIAYFDAMLAGKAVAEVA from the coding sequence ATGCGTAATTTCGTTCCCAACGATCACGACAATGGCGTAACCATTTATTCGGAATGGAAACCTGGTCAACGTGTCCTCGTTAATGGTGGGGCCGGTTTTTTGGGCTCCCATCTTTGCGAGCGCCTGCTGAGCAGCGGCCACGAGGTGATTTGCCTCGACGATCTTTCCACCGGACGCACGGCAAATGTTGCCCATTTGCGGGAAAATAAGCGGTTTTCGCTGGTCGAGCACGATGTTCGCAAGCCCTATGATATCGATGTATCGCTGATCTTCAATTTCGCTTCACCAGCGTCGCCGCCCGACTACCAGCGCGACCCTGTCGGCACGCTGCTGACGAATGTGCTTGGCGCGGTCAACGTGCTTGAGGTGGCGCGCAAGTGCGGTGCAACTGTCGTACAGTCTTCGACCTCGGAGGTTTATGGCGATCCTCATGTCAATCCGCAGCCCGAAACCTATTTCGGCAATGTAAATACAATCGGGCCGCGAGCTTGCTACGATGAAGGCAAGCGCAGCGCCGAAACGCTGTTTTTCGATTATCACCGAACTTTTGGCGTCGACATCAAGGTGGGGCGTATCTTCAACACCTATGGGCCGCGTATGCGCCCTGATGACGGCCGCGTCGTTTCGAATTTCATCGTCCAGGCGCTGAAGGGCGACGACATTACCATTTACGGCGATGGCAGCCAGACGCGGTCCTTCTGCTATGTCGATGACCTCATCGACGGCTTCCTGCGCTTCTCGGCGAAGTCGAAAGACTGCACCGGGCCGATCAACCTTGGTAACCCCACGGAAATTCCGGTGCGGCAACTGGCCGATATCGTCATCCGCATGACGGGCTCACGGTCGCGCATCGTGCATCTGGCTGCGGCGGTCGACGACCCCCAGCAACGTCGCCCCGATATCTCACGGGCAAACGAGTTGCTGAGATGGCAGCCGCGCGTACCGCTTGAAATTGGCCTGGAGAGAACCATCGCTTATTTCGATGCGATGCTGGCAGGCAAGGCCGTGGCGGAGGTCGCATGA
- a CDS encoding DUF995 domain-containing protein encodes MKTTISTCGFSAFVLCLAVAAPSVVHAAGGTKTPKPLRTSEVVEMYFDKTWKWDTGGGRFIADGRKFIAATEEKGKKSIGEGRWTVDANGTLCMRATWKAATGSGKADTCFDHGRIGNVLYQRKQGGQWYVFRHNPPRPGDEFLKLVRKDDVTPQIAAYDKAMMATR; translated from the coding sequence ATGAAAACAACAATAAGCACATGCGGATTCTCCGCTTTCGTACTGTGTCTTGCGGTGGCAGCGCCTAGCGTCGTCCATGCTGCAGGCGGCACGAAGACGCCGAAGCCACTAAGAACCAGCGAGGTCGTAGAGATGTATTTCGACAAGACCTGGAAATGGGATACGGGCGGCGGCCGGTTCATTGCCGACGGCCGCAAATTCATCGCCGCAACGGAAGAAAAGGGCAAAAAGTCCATCGGTGAAGGCCGCTGGACCGTCGATGCCAACGGTACCCTGTGCATGCGCGCGACCTGGAAGGCTGCGACCGGAAGCGGCAAGGCCGATACCTGCTTCGACCATGGCCGCATCGGCAACGTGCTCTACCAGCGCAAGCAGGGCGGGCAATGGTACGTGTTCCGGCATAACCCGCCACGGCCCGGTGATGAGTTCCTCAAACTCGTCCGTAAGGACGATGTCACGCCGCAGATCGCCGCTTACGACAAGGCGATGATGGCAACAAGGTAA
- a CDS encoding glycosyltransferase family 2 protein: MKGHAIPSVPKAAAAAGAVHLRMLPVFAGWNRIAYLLGIGGWLVTLAYFWIWWLDRDRVVDWPYYTIVTVTLAWITLLPSYFIFIFLNAKVVDRRSPLPHGRMAMVVTKAPSEPFAVVEKTLLAMLEQKGLEFDVWLADEAPDAQTLKWCGAHGVFVSTRQGVADYHRKTWPRRTRCKEGNLAYFYDHYGYERYDFVAQFDADHVPQPDYLREIMRPFADPAVGYVSAPSICDANAGESWAARGRLYAEASLHGALQLGYNNGWAPLCIGSHYAVRTKALREVGGLGPELAEDHSTTLLMNAGGWRGVHAVNAIAHGDGPTTFADLIVQEFQWSRSLMTILLQYSRRYVPKLPPRLRFQFLFSQLWYPLFSSFMALMFVLPAVALLRGNVLVNASYPAFLAHFLPASLIMIVFAFFWRGTGSFRPHDAKLFSWEAMVFLFLRWPWSLMGVLAAIRDTVRGNFVDFRITPKGTQAKPPLPLRVVAPYIVLAALSLLAMVLAPRENGAEGFFVFAAVNVAIYAGLSVFLLIRHAMENGVPKLPALRGGASAAACSLLLVTGSAVQLSHHAIGGLEALSHGQPYVSFTETRFTVAGAGVEGARSVRLKLRISVPGLGGPPEMQAEPMMPPPPAVATGEIMLADNRVGQ, from the coding sequence ATGAAGGGACACGCCATTCCTTCGGTGCCCAAAGCCGCCGCCGCTGCAGGGGCCGTCCACTTGCGGATGCTGCCTGTCTTTGCCGGCTGGAACCGTATCGCCTATCTGCTCGGCATCGGTGGCTGGCTGGTAACGCTTGCTTACTTCTGGATCTGGTGGCTCGACCGCGACCGGGTGGTCGACTGGCCCTATTACACGATCGTCACGGTCACGCTCGCGTGGATCACGCTTCTGCCCTCCTATTTCATCTTCATCTTTCTGAACGCGAAGGTCGTCGACCGGCGTTCGCCGCTGCCGCACGGCCGGATGGCGATGGTCGTCACCAAGGCGCCCTCGGAACCTTTTGCGGTCGTGGAAAAGACGCTGCTTGCCATGCTCGAGCAAAAGGGTCTTGAGTTCGATGTCTGGCTGGCCGATGAAGCGCCGGATGCCCAGACGCTGAAATGGTGCGGCGCGCACGGGGTTTTCGTTTCAACCCGGCAGGGCGTCGCCGACTATCATCGCAAGACCTGGCCGCGGCGCACACGCTGCAAGGAAGGCAATCTTGCCTATTTCTACGATCATTACGGTTATGAACGTTATGATTTCGTCGCGCAGTTCGATGCCGACCATGTGCCTCAACCCGATTATCTCCGTGAGATCATGCGTCCCTTTGCCGATCCGGCGGTTGGATATGTTTCGGCTCCGAGCATCTGCGACGCTAACGCCGGTGAAAGTTGGGCCGCCCGCGGCAGGCTCTATGCCGAGGCGAGCCTGCATGGCGCGCTGCAGCTGGGTTATAATAATGGCTGGGCGCCGCTCTGCATCGGTTCGCACTATGCCGTGCGCACGAAAGCCCTGCGCGAGGTTGGCGGCCTCGGGCCGGAGCTTGCCGAGGACCACTCCACGACGCTTCTGATGAATGCCGGCGGCTGGCGCGGCGTCCACGCCGTCAACGCCATCGCCCATGGCGACGGGCCGACGACCTTCGCAGATCTCATCGTCCAGGAATTTCAGTGGTCGCGCAGCCTGATGACCATTCTGCTGCAATATTCGCGGCGCTACGTGCCGAAGCTGCCCCCGAGGCTGAGGTTCCAATTCCTGTTTTCGCAGCTCTGGTACCCGCTGTTTTCCAGCTTCATGGCGCTGATGTTCGTGCTCCCGGCGGTTGCGTTGCTCAGGGGGAATGTGCTGGTCAATGCATCCTATCCGGCGTTTCTGGCGCATTTCCTGCCCGCGTCACTGATCATGATCGTGTTCGCCTTCTTCTGGCGCGGCACGGGCTCTTTTCGCCCGCATGATGCCAAGCTCTTCAGCTGGGAAGCGATGGTGTTTCTGTTCCTGCGGTGGCCCTGGTCGCTGATGGGCGTGCTGGCGGCGATACGTGACACGGTCCGCGGCAATTTCGTTGATTTCCGCATCACGCCGAAGGGCACGCAGGCAAAGCCGCCGCTGCCTCTCAGAGTCGTCGCCCCTTACATCGTTCTCGCAGCGCTCAGCCTTCTCGCCATGGTGCTGGCGCCACGGGAAAACGGGGCCGAAGGATTCTTCGTTTTCGCTGCCGTTAACGTGGCGATCTATGCCGGGCTGTCGGTATTTCTACTCATCCGCCACGCCATGGAAAACGGTGTTCCGAAGCTTCCCGCCCTGCGCGGCGGTGCGTCCGCCGCTGCCTGTTCGCTGCTGCTGGTGACGGGGAGCGCCGTCCAACTCAGTCACCACGCGATCGGCGGCCTGGAGGCCCTGTCGCATGGGCAGCCCTATGTGAGTTTTACCGAAACGCGGTTCACGGTCGCCGGTGCGGGCGTGGAAGGTGCGAGATCGGTGCGCCTAAAACTGCGCATCTCCGTGCCTGGATTGGGCGGCCCGCCGGAGATGCAGGCGGAACCGATGATGCCGCCACCACCCGCGGTGGCGACTGGAGAGATCATGCTGGCCGACAATAGGGTCGGACAATGA
- a CDS encoding glycoside hydrolase family 26 protein, producing MQITRRTLLFASGAAAAFTAGMSPVFKLDAQGVAPMTSTGMKTLADKRPTLHADGIRFGAYDPHGDFTGQAGVATEHLFLPWEDVDLDSLALADAYALERKRKVMITVEPWSWDVNWRLSSDELRRKVLSGDYDKNMQAIAARMSAMKSPLILRWGQEMEDTTGRFSWSGWNPRDYITAYKRVVDMTRKAVPGVKVMWSPKGLDGLRAYYPGDGYADLVGLSVFGLEDYDKIEYGAPQTFTDLLRKGYGLVETFNKPVWVAELGYEGSDSYVRPWMNDVTLKQADFPRLEEVVYFNDKDVHPWPHNLGRPDWRVVRPAKV from the coding sequence ATGCAGATAACAAGACGAACACTTCTGTTCGCGAGTGGCGCCGCCGCAGCCTTTACCGCCGGAATGTCTCCGGTGTTCAAGCTCGACGCGCAAGGGGTCGCCCCCATGACCTCCACGGGCATGAAGACACTTGCAGACAAACGCCCGACGTTGCATGCAGATGGCATTCGTTTCGGCGCCTACGATCCGCATGGGGATTTTACCGGTCAGGCCGGGGTGGCGACGGAACATCTGTTCCTGCCCTGGGAAGACGTCGATCTCGACAGCCTGGCGCTTGCGGATGCCTACGCGCTGGAGCGCAAACGCAAGGTTATGATCACGGTCGAACCCTGGTCATGGGACGTGAACTGGCGGCTGAGTTCCGACGAACTGCGGCGCAAGGTTCTGAGCGGAGACTACGACAAGAACATGCAGGCGATCGCCGCACGCATGTCCGCGATGAAGAGCCCGCTGATCCTGCGCTGGGGACAGGAAATGGAAGACACGACTGGCCGCTTCTCGTGGTCGGGCTGGAACCCGCGGGATTACATCACCGCCTATAAACGCGTCGTGGATATGACCCGCAAGGCTGTCCCTGGTGTCAAAGTGATGTGGTCACCCAAGGGTCTGGACGGTCTTCGGGCCTACTACCCCGGTGACGGCTACGCGGATCTGGTTGGTCTCTCGGTTTTCGGTCTCGAGGACTACGACAAGATCGAATATGGCGCGCCACAGACCTTCACCGATCTCCTGCGCAAGGGGTACGGACTCGTCGAAACCTTCAATAAGCCAGTTTGGGTCGCTGAACTTGGTTATGAAGGCAGCGATTCTTATGTCCGGCCATGGATGAACGACGTGACGCTGAAGCAGGCGGATTTTCCAAGGCTGGAAGAAGTCGTCTATTTCAACGACAAGGATGTCCATCCCTGGCCGCATAATCTCGGTCGACCTGACTGGCGCGTGGTGCGCCCGGCCAAGGTGTGA
- a CDS encoding AGE family epimerase/isomerase, producing MTVQFPSVSQKLAEETGTLRKWLHDDALPLWWEAGSARPDGGFHERLDQNAKPVFADNRRARVQPRQAYCFAAAGQHGWQGPWKDAVVHGLSWFEKVYRLENGLYGNLADQTGKLIDPSFDLYNQAFALFAAAQAASTLPERREEMRARALEILAVLERDYRHPVAGFEEENPPRTPLCSNPHMHLFEAMLAWEQEDPTGPWSAFADEIAGLALTRFIDSGNGGLREFFEHDWTPHHSEKGRIMEPGHQFEWAWLLVRWGSLRGNAEAIQKAGRLFEIGEKYGICPRRKVAVMSLYDDFSVHDGLARLWPQTEWLKAAVRLASVTGGEERQRYLASALSAIGALQPFLDTPVKGLWFDKWPADKPMIDEPAPASSFYHIVCAIYEAEAVLAVDL from the coding sequence ATGACAGTGCAATTTCCGAGCGTTTCGCAGAAGCTTGCCGAAGAGACCGGAACACTCCGCAAGTGGCTGCATGACGACGCACTGCCGTTGTGGTGGGAGGCGGGGTCGGCCCGTCCGGACGGCGGCTTCCACGAGCGTCTCGACCAGAATGCGAAGCCGGTTTTTGCCGATAATCGCCGCGCCCGCGTGCAGCCGCGGCAGGCCTATTGCTTCGCCGCCGCGGGCCAGCATGGCTGGCAGGGACCGTGGAAAGACGCGGTGGTCCACGGCCTCTCGTGGTTCGAGAAGGTCTATCGCCTTGAAAACGGCCTTTACGGCAACCTCGCAGACCAGACCGGCAAGCTGATCGACCCATCGTTCGATCTCTACAATCAGGCCTTTGCACTTTTTGCTGCAGCACAGGCAGCATCTACGCTTCCAGAGCGACGGGAAGAGATGCGTGCCCGCGCGCTCGAAATCCTTGCCGTGCTTGAGCGCGACTATAGACACCCGGTTGCAGGCTTCGAGGAAGAAAATCCGCCGCGCACGCCGCTTTGCTCCAATCCGCATATGCACCTCTTCGAGGCCATGCTGGCCTGGGAGCAGGAGGACCCGACCGGTCCATGGTCGGCTTTTGCAGACGAGATTGCGGGACTGGCGCTCACCCGGTTCATCGACAGTGGCAATGGCGGATTGCGGGAGTTCTTCGAGCACGACTGGACGCCGCATCACAGCGAGAAAGGCCGGATCATGGAGCCGGGCCACCAGTTCGAATGGGCCTGGCTGCTGGTGCGCTGGGGTAGCCTGCGGGGAAATGCCGAGGCCATCCAGAAAGCTGGAAGGCTGTTCGAGATCGGCGAGAAATATGGCATCTGCCCGCGCCGCAAGGTTGCGGTGATGAGCCTTTACGACGATTTTTCGGTGCATGACGGGCTGGCGCGGCTGTGGCCGCAGACGGAATGGCTGAAGGCCGCAGTGCGACTGGCAAGCGTCACCGGCGGCGAGGAGCGACAGCGTTACCTTGCCTCCGCCCTCAGCGCCATCGGTGCATTGCAACCGTTCCTCGACACGCCGGTCAAGGGTCTCTGGTTCGACAAATGGCCGGCGGACAAGCCGATGATCGATGAACCCGCACCAGCAAGCAGCTTCTACCACATCGTCTGCGCCATCTATGAGGCTGAGGCAGTGTTGGCAGTTGACCTATAA